CAGTCCGAATGAAAAGCATATACCAATGTTTCCTCTCAGTAACTCCCCAACAAACCATGGACCTGAAAAAGCAAATACGCCTCTGATAGTGAAGATCTTGGGCTGCAGCCCTTAGCTGAACTTTATGCCAAATTTAGCATTACTAGActaaatgaatatatatcaattttagTGGTATGTatgatatatttgtttttttggtGTAATATGCTCATTCAAATGACAAAATCTAAATTAGAGGTAGCAAAAGTCATGGTCGAACAAGTATATTTTGAAAGTTTGCCTTTTGGagcaattataaataaatttgttagtGAAACAGTTGAAGCAAAATATATAATCCTTACCACATATCAAGTTTACTGCAAACAGCATCGCTccataataaaaatgatcatCTCTCATTAACACATTGCATTTTGTCACCATAAGGATACTAGTGCTATCACAGTGATGAAAACGcattatcaaaattgaaataatataacaaaGTGACACCGCACAAAATCCGTAGAAAAACTGCCAACAACAAAGAGAGAATAGTTAATAATAACTGCAATGTCATATAATATGTGTCAAATGAACTTACCAAGGTTGAGAAATCTGTCAACAAAACAAAAGCAGCAACATGATCAAAGTACAATTCCCATGTTGAGTCTAAACTAAACTGCTGGTTCAGTGTTTTTTTGTTTCCTTGAGAGTCAGCAACAGTAATGCTGATGCCATGTGTTCCAGTCTTGTAAAGGCCAGTATCCCATCTATAATAGCAACATCAATGAATCgtatatttctcaaaaaattattaatacaGTTTGTTGTAAAATGAGTAGATGGTTCAAATTACTTACCTGCATACCCATAGTGAACTGCCTTGAACTTGATAAGCGGTATCTGCTAGTAGTTTCCCATCAATTTTTACTTCAACTTTTTCTATCTGCCAAGGATCAAATATTAAGaacctgaaaataaaataaaaatctgacATGACAGAGAAAGAGTTTTCATTTCCAATATTTCGAAGAGATCCGTGACACAGAAAAATTGAACTGTATAACAAATTTTACgtatgaatcaaaataaaagtaaatcattttttaaccaTTGTTCTCTAGGAGGGAATAGAACACTTTTGATGAAGATATCATTTcaaatcagaaatatttttttttaaattatcgcTATGCTATTATGGGATGTAGTGTGCTGAATAGTGTATTCaatctaatttttaaatttacattttttgagGAAGAGTGTCACCTGATATGGCTTGATTTACTTATTCTTCCCATTGGTTCTGTATTAGGCATCATGAATTTAGAATTCTTTGGATTTGTTAACACAATTGCAGGCCACTGATTGTATCGTAAATCAGTGAATGAAATCATATCATGATCAATGGCAAGAATACGATACATCCGATTACTTCTCCAATCACCTAATTCAAGCTCCAAAAAACCTGTTGTTGGAGAATAAACAAATTagaacaaacaaaattagtctAATACTCCCCAGTATTTAGGGGTTCAAATAGacaattttgatttcatttctCATGTGTTTTGAATGAATTCGAATACGCatctttttaaatttgatttaaataccatttttgacaaatttcCAAATGTTAAGGAGTAAATTTTGCACTAAAAAATAGTAACATCGACGAATACCTTTGCCATTTACAGCATACAGAGTGTCAGCCAATCCTTGTAATTTATGAAGATGTCCAGATAAATACACACCACCCCTTTGACCGACCAAATTTGCAATTCCAGGCGAGGCACTTGTTATTGAGGAGGTCGGATAATGACTGTACCAAATAGTGGAATTACTTCCAGCAGTTTCAAGTTTAAATTTCTCAAGTTTTTTCATTCGTTCTTCAGTTAGATAACCTGAACAAGAAAACGAATTATTTCAAGCTAGAGcttaatataatttaataaataacacAAATGTTTAAACATCTTAATCACCTACCGGCAAAGTTGTAAGGTCTCCTAGGTCCAGGAATCATGGTGGCATCAACAGGTATGAATGAGTATGTTCCATAtggttttataattttgtatacGTTGGATGATAATTTCCCTTTATCACCAGAATATTTGAGATAGGGATTAGACTTTGgatcatttatttttgaaacatcaaatgcatcttaaaaaaaaagattggaGAAGTTTAAAATGGGAAGCACAAagatgaaaaaacaacaacaaaacgaacAAAATTTAGCACGGTATGCTCAAGGTGCAACACAGCGTAGAAATGCTAGGAAGTATTAAGATTCTTATTCGCTTTTCCAAATATGGaagtattcaaataatatattaatcCAAATACAACCTACCATGGTTTCCTCTTATGTCCAGCCACACATATTTTTCTGTCACTTTCGTTTCCTCAATGATCTTGCTATATGTCTTCCACTCTTCTTCATATTGTTCAGAATctactttattttttgattttgcaTCTGTGAGGTCCCCCGTTACAAGCACTACTCCGGGTTTGATAATTCCAAGTGTTGTAGTGCAAAAATCTTTAAATTCTGGTCCTCTTTCAAGTTCCCAAAATTTGCTTATATGTATGTCTGACACCTATAAAATGAGGAACAATAAAGAACTATTTAGTGCTCAAACTCAATGAAGAGcaggataggattttacatatttatccggggggataggaaaaccgataagacggttaaaccacggcctcttgtccggtttaCAGACCATGTCGGatacagggtaatcagaggagCGGTGGCGaacgtattcctaatgcttagcatgtGCTACACCGCTAAGCAAGTTAacccaaaaaaattttttaacgtCATAATAGCTGTTTGAATGTCATAATTGCTAATTACAGCATTATGCATGGCCAAATGTACAGAGAGTGTGATCATTATGATctcaatactgcaatataatttatattgaacAAAGATATAAAGTTTCAGTTACCTGAACAAACCAAAATAAGTTGTCAGTTGTGTCTTTAGGATAAGGTTCGTTCATGGATCTCCATTGATTGGAAGGAGTGACAACTGGGTTATACAAAATATATGTTGATACTATAACACACACAACGGTTACTAACAGTATCGGTAATTGGAAAATCGTTCTCAACGGACCCATAGTCCAGCAGACCTCTGTGAAGTTAGCAGCCGTCAGATCGTCGAAACAAACAAAGATGCCTTGCTACGGGGAAACCCCTCGTGAGGACCGGTATTTTTCTTTGAGCAAACTTCTGCCTGTTTATGGAAACTCCCTCTTATGTATTCAACTCGATACAAACGATGAGTAACTCCGACTAGATTCAGATGTAGTAAAAGTCCAAAATCTACATACCGGTAACAATCTTTGTTCTGGTTGTAAAGCGAAAGAAAATATCACAAACTTTTGAACTTTGTACCGACAATCAATAATATGAGCAGACACGTGACATTTTGTTCCGACCAACTTTCTATTATTTCTACTTGTGCTTTCAAAAAAGTCAACGGTACCGGTACACAAAGATTCTAAAATTTCTCTGATTGCATAGTTCCTCTGCACTGCATACTGTAGTCAattcatattacagtattatgtaGTATTTATTCCGGAAGAGATTTTGCCGTGTGCATTGAGAGAGGTGACAAATCTTTGCGTCGTCATTATCAACATGTCAAATGTCAAATGGGTTTGCATTGACAAGTTATCG
This is a stretch of genomic DNA from Styela clava chromosome 2, kaStyClav1.hap1.2, whole genome shotgun sequence. It encodes these proteins:
- the LOC144414251 gene encoding transmembrane protein 62-like, which encodes MGPLRTIFQLPILLVTVVCVIVSTYILYNPVVTPSNQWRSMNEPYPKDTTDNLFWFVQVSDIHISKFWELERGPEFKDFCTTTLGIIKPGVVLVTGDLTDAKSKNKVDSEQYEEEWKTYSKIIEETKVTEKYVWLDIRGNHDAFDVSKINDPKSNPYLKYSGDKGKLSSNVYKIIKPYGTYSFIPVDATMIPGPRRPYNFAGYLTEERMKKLEKFKLETAGSNSTIWYSHYPTSSITSASPGIANLVGQRGGVYLSGHLHKLQGLADTLYAVNGKGFLELELGDWRSNRMYRILAIDHDMISFTDLRYNQWPAIVLTNPKNSKFMMPNTEPMGRISKSSHIRFLIFDPWQIEKVEVKIDGKLLADTAYQVQGSSLWVCRWDTGLYKTGTHGISITVADSQGNKKTLNQQFSLDSTWELYFDHVAAFVLLTDFSTLFFYGFCAVSLCYIISILIMRFHHCDSTSILMVTKCNVLMRDDHFYYGAMLFAVNLICGPWFVGELLRGNIGICFSFGLLINGDILSECMLYLQGVIKVVVFYFPALLFLAHFNHAVDNKGKNNLQNFSRTWKSLLLLSFYFLYISMHLYSCFGIYQAYGSMAGLVSPASLWWLLFVLHKTLSIYNHKYNHAKH